CGGCTGACGCACCCGCACGCGAACACTCCAGGCTGATCTCCCCCAGGTGCAACTCGCCCGAGGTGAAATAGGTATAAGGCGAGTCATGCTTATAAAAGCGTCCCACCGCCGGATCGCGGAAGAGCACGCATCCGCACCCATACGGCTGCAGGCCGTGTTTATGCGGGTCCACCACAATCGAGTCGGCCTCCGCGATTCGTTCATAAGCGCGGCGTGCCTCAGCGGCCAGATTGCCCGCCAGCTTGAAATAGCCTCCATAGGCCGCATCCACGTGTATGCGAAACCCGTATTGCTCCCGCAGCGCCAGCACTTCCGGCAGCGGATCCACTGCTCCCAGCCCGGTCGTCCCCAGCGTCACCACCACCGTGCCGACATCGCCTTCCGCCACACGGCTGGCGAGGGCCTCCATATTCATTCGCCCCCATCGATCCGCCGGAATCGCCGCAAACGGCAGCTTCAGTACCGAGCTGATGCGCTGGTGCGTGTAGTGCGCCTGCGCCGAAGCCACCACATGCTTGCCGGGCAAAATCTGCCCAGCCACCCACAGCGCCTCCAGGTTGGCAAAGGTGCCTCCGCTGGTCAGATGGCCCAGAAACTCCCGCCATCCGAACATTCCGGCAATTTCGCGCACAGCCTCTATCTCCATGGCCGAGCTGGCGCGGCCCCCATCGAGGGCGTGGTTATTCGGGTTCACGGCCATTGCCATGGCGTAGGCGGCGCGGGCTACCGGATGCGGCGGCTTCAGCATCTGCCCGGCGTATAAAGGATGAAAGTAGGGATAGTTGTCCCGCATGCGCTCGACAGCGGCGGCTAAAGCGGCAGCCGCTCTCTCCCGGCCCGGCAGCGGAGTCTCCGGTCCTGATGGCAGGTCAAAGCCTGCGGAGAGCAGCTCCAGGGCTCGGACAACAGCGTCCGGCATGGGGTCGAGCAAAGGAAAGGCCATCGCACTCAGCATACTGGCTTCTGGCGCGCCGCACGATGGTCTCAATCAACCATTCCGGTGGCTTTCCGGCCCCGGACGCCTCATTTGTTCTCAGATAATAGAAAGGTGACTGGAGACGGACCTCGATTGTTACTTTTTATTGAACCGTTACTATTGACACCGAACGTCCTCAACTGATTTGCAAAACTCTGCTAGACTGGGCGTGCGTTAGAACCGAACCGGGCAAAAGCAGTTCTCGCCCAGTAGTTGTGCAAGTTTCTGCCAGTGAGGCTCCGATTCACTCCAGCGCAATTCATTCCAGGAAAAAGCAACAATGGAACAAGGTACTGTGAAGTGGTTTAACGACGCGAAGGGCTTCGGCTTCATCTCGCGCCAGAATGGCGAAGATGTCTTCGTGCACTACTCGGCCATCAGCTCGAATGGCTTCCGTAGTCTGCAAGAAGGTCAGGCCGTGCAGTTCAACGTCGTTAAGGGGCCAAAGGGCTGGCAGGCAGCAGACGTTCAGCCTCTGTAAGACGCAAACAAATTACAAGAAACAACAAAGGAAGCGGGCTTCGGCTTGCTTCCTTTGCATTTTGGGCGATAGATCCCAGCTTTTCCCCGCCGGCCCCGGCGCTTTTGGTCCCGTTGAAAAATCACGCTTCCGGAACATTTCGGCCCGTAATCGCGTATGATGCTTTTTCCCGCTCGAAGCTTATTTCCAAGGAGGACCAATGCAACTCATGCGATACAAGGCGGCCCTGGCTGCCGCCGGGCTCGCTGCGACTCTCGGCCTGACCGTGACGGCCGTGGCGCAGAAGGCTCCCACTGCCAAACCCAAATCCGTAGCCGTTCCGAAAGTGATTCCCGGCTTTGATGCCAGCGCCATGGACACCTCGGCCAACCCCTGCGACAACTTCTACCAGTTCGCCTGCGGCAACTACGCCAAGCTGCACCC
The DNA window shown above is from Acidobacterium capsulatum ATCC 51196 and carries:
- a CDS encoding cold-shock protein; translation: MEQGTVKWFNDAKGFGFISRQNGEDVFVHYSAISSNGFRSLQEGQAVQFNVVKGPKGWQAADVQPL
- a CDS encoding pyridoxal phosphate-dependent decarboxylase family protein codes for the protein MAFPLLDPMPDAVVRALELLSAGFDLPSGPETPLPGRERAAAALAAAVERMRDNYPYFHPLYAGQMLKPPHPVARAAYAMAMAVNPNNHALDGGRASSAMEIEAVREIAGMFGWREFLGHLTSGGTFANLEALWVAGQILPGKHVVASAQAHYTHQRISSVLKLPFAAIPADRWGRMNMEALASRVAEGDVGTVVVTLGTTGLGAVDPLPEVLALREQYGFRIHVDAAYGGYFKLAGNLAAEARRAYERIAEADSIVVDPHKHGLQPYGCGCVLFRDPAVGRFYKHDSPYTYFTSGELHLGEISLECSRAGASAVALWATQQALPLVTGGEFAQGLEASRKAALLLHERLAGSPDCLAPMEPELDIVVWAVRGESVEESSARAQAVFDEAAARDLHLALVQMPASLFAAGAWRDAQENATVTCLRSVLMKPEHLVWMDEIWNRVKDATHAALAKVKEER